The following coding sequences are from one Selenomonas sputigena ATCC 35185 window:
- a CDS encoding SDR family NAD(P)-dependent oxidoreductase, with protein sequence MGRLAEKTALITGATSGIGHASARLFASEGAHVIAVGRDAERGETLAAEIEKKHAGHVRFVCADVTDADDVARLLAVVQEEFGRLDILFNNAGIFVTRAIDEIDDAAWERVFRTNTKAAMDMTAAFLPLLQRAKGVILNTASIGGLPYHIAGSKTYLYASSKAALIQFTKLCALNFAPDVRVNCLAPGITDTPIYTNRDFSRFSGIPMGRVADALEVARAALFLVSDEASYITGAVLPVDGGASLK encoded by the coding sequence ATGGGGCGGCTCGCGGAAAAGACCGCGCTCATCACGGGCGCGACCTCGGGCATCGGCCATGCGTCGGCGCGGCTCTTTGCCTCTGAGGGAGCGCATGTCATCGCCGTGGGCAGAGATGCGGAGCGCGGCGAGACGCTTGCCGCTGAGATTGAGAAGAAACATGCGGGGCACGTACGCTTCGTCTGTGCAGACGTGACGGATGCCGACGATGTGGCGCGGCTTCTTGCTGTTGTGCAGGAAGAGTTCGGACGGCTCGACATCCTCTTCAACAATGCGGGCATCTTCGTGACGCGGGCGATCGACGAGATTGACGATGCGGCGTGGGAGCGTGTCTTTCGCACGAATACGAAGGCGGCGATGGATATGACGGCGGCGTTTTTGCCGCTCCTGCAAAGAGCGAAGGGCGTGATCCTGAACACGGCTTCGATCGGCGGTCTTCCCTATCATATCGCGGGCAGCAAGACGTATCTCTACGCTTCGTCGAAGGCGGCTCTGATCCAGTTCACGAAGCTCTGTGCGCTGAACTTCGCGCCTGACGTGCGCGTGAACTGCCTCGCTCCCGGCATCACGGACACGCCGATCTATACGAATCGCGACTTCTCGCGCTTTTCGGGCATACCGATGGGGCGCGTCGCCGACGCTCTCGAAGTGGCGCGCGCAGCGCTCTTCCTCGTCTCGGATGAGGCTTCTTACATCACAGGCGCGGTGCTGCCCGTGGACGGCGGTGCATCGCTGAAGTAG
- a CDS encoding thiamine pyrophosphate-binding protein — translation MKVKVSDYIADFLVKKGITHVFTVVGGGAMHLNDSLGHHEKITSIYCHHEQAAAMAAEAYARVHGRMAALCVTSGPGAINALNGVAGAYQDSIPLLVLSGQMKSSLTVRASGLPLRTLGGQEFDIVSALDNMTKYAEMITEPQKIPFALGKAYHLAKSGRPGPSWLDLPLDIQGSFIDDDLPGFKAHAQEEYADIEKAAHHVLEKLRSAERPVLYAGNGIRLAGAASLVEELAQRLSMPVVTCWDSIDLIATGHPYYCGRGGTMGDRAGNFAVQNSDLLLSIGSRLSIYQVGYDVRLWARAAYTIVNDIDPAELQKPTIRVDYPVCADAADFMRALLSASKEDEPKENGAWLAQCRRWKSEYPVVRPEQKEAAGKTNVYAFMDALSRALPEGSITVVTNGSASVVGSQSYFIKEGSRFLMNCGISSMGYGLPAAVGAAVASGGSVICLEGDGSIMMNLQELQTVVTNRLPVKLFVINNNGYHQIRQTQKNVFGNALVGVGPESGDLGFPSFERIAQAFEMPYIKISSNAELHEKIAQALREPGYVLTEVFVTEEQKFEPKSATKRLPDGRLTSPPLEDLAPFLPREELARNMYIPLIEPDGGKA, via the coding sequence ATGAAGGTCAAAGTATCAGACTATATCGCGGATTTTCTTGTCAAAAAAGGCATCACGCACGTATTCACCGTCGTTGGCGGCGGTGCTATGCACCTCAACGATTCTCTCGGGCACCACGAGAAGATTACGTCGATATACTGCCATCATGAGCAGGCGGCGGCGATGGCGGCGGAAGCCTATGCGCGTGTCCATGGGCGCATGGCGGCGCTCTGCGTGACGAGCGGGCCGGGCGCGATCAATGCCTTGAACGGCGTTGCGGGCGCTTATCAGGATTCGATTCCGCTGCTCGTGCTCTCGGGGCAGATGAAATCCTCTCTGACGGTGCGGGCGAGCGGTCTGCCGCTTCGCACGCTGGGCGGACAGGAGTTCGACATCGTGTCAGCGCTTGATAATATGACGAAGTATGCAGAGATGATCACCGAGCCGCAGAAGATTCCCTTCGCGCTCGGAAAAGCGTATCACTTGGCGAAGAGCGGCCGCCCCGGGCCTTCGTGGCTCGATTTGCCGCTCGACATACAGGGAAGCTTCATCGACGACGACTTGCCGGGCTTCAAGGCTCATGCGCAGGAGGAATATGCAGACATTGAGAAGGCCGCGCATCATGTGCTGGAAAAGCTCAGAAGCGCCGAGCGTCCCGTGCTCTACGCGGGCAACGGCATCCGCCTCGCGGGTGCGGCGTCGCTCGTCGAGGAACTGGCGCAGCGCCTGTCAATGCCTGTCGTCACATGCTGGGACAGCATCGACCTCATCGCGACGGGGCATCCGTACTACTGCGGCAGGGGCGGCACGATGGGCGACCGCGCGGGCAACTTCGCCGTGCAGAACAGCGACCTTCTGCTCTCGATCGGCAGCCGACTGAGCATCTATCAGGTCGGCTACGACGTACGACTTTGGGCGCGCGCGGCATATACGATCGTCAACGACATCGACCCCGCAGAGCTCCAAAAGCCGACGATCCGCGTCGACTATCCCGTGTGTGCCGATGCGGCGGACTTCATGCGTGCGCTTCTCTCGGCGTCGAAGGAGGATGAGCCGAAGGAAAACGGGGCATGGCTCGCGCAGTGCCGCAGGTGGAAGAGCGAGTACCCCGTCGTGCGGCCCGAGCAGAAGGAAGCGGCGGGCAAGACGAACGTCTATGCTTTCATGGATGCTTTGAGCCGTGCGCTGCCCGAGGGCAGCATCACGGTCGTCACCAATGGGTCTGCGAGCGTCGTCGGCAGCCAGTCGTACTTCATCAAGGAGGGCAGCCGCTTCCTCATGAACTGCGGCATCTCGTCGATGGGCTACGGTCTGCCCGCTGCCGTCGGCGCAGCCGTCGCGAGCGGCGGGAGCGTCATCTGCCTTGAGGGCGACGGCAGCATCATGATGAACCTGCAGGAATTGCAGACCGTCGTCACGAATCGGCTGCCTGTCAAACTCTTCGTCATCAACAACAACGGCTATCATCAGATTCGTCAGACGCAGAAGAACGTCTTCGGCAATGCGCTCGTCGGCGTCGGCCCCGAGAGCGGCGATCTCGGCTTCCCGTCGTTTGAGCGAATCGCGCAGGCGTTCGAGATGCCCTACATCAAGATTTCTTCCAACGCGGAGCTGCACGAAAAGATCGCGCAGGCGCTCAGAGAACCGGGCTATGTGCTCACGGAAGTGTTCGTGACGGAAGAGCAGAAGTTCGAGCCGAAGTCCGCGACGAAGCGGCTGCCCGACGGGCGGCTCACGAGTCCCCCGCTGGAAGATCTCGCGCCGTTTTTGCCGCGCGAGGAGCTGGCACGCAATATGTATATCCCGCTCATCGAACCGGACGGAGGAAAAGCATGA
- a CDS encoding VOC family protein, with product MINLRHTGIYVRDLARMASFYREVFYMHAICENVEQEDALLADLFQAAGAKVRITKLITEQGKASGVGDMLELLEVIVPKGREKKTNLPIEAGLHIAFGVRDMEATRMAIAAHGGACVTRVHDMGNGNLCCFCRDPEGNWLELIARRDAQKEGLSPGR from the coding sequence ATGATCAACCTGCGCCATACAGGCATCTACGTCAGAGACTTGGCGCGCATGGCGTCGTTTTACCGCGAGGTCTTCTACATGCACGCGATATGCGAAAACGTCGAGCAGGAGGACGCGCTGCTTGCCGACCTCTTCCAGGCGGCGGGTGCGAAGGTTCGGATCACGAAGCTCATCACGGAGCAGGGAAAGGCGAGCGGCGTCGGCGATATGCTGGAGCTTCTGGAAGTCATCGTACCCAAAGGGCGGGAAAAGAAGACGAACTTGCCGATCGAGGCGGGGCTGCACATCGCCTTCGGCGTGCGCGATATGGAAGCGACTCGCATGGCGATTGCCGCGCATGGCGGCGCATGCGTGACGCGCGTGCACGATATGGGAAACGGCAACCTTTGCTGCTTCTGCCGCGATCCCGAGGGGAATTGGCTGGAGCTGATCGCGCGGCGAGATGCACAGAAGGAAGGCTTGAGTCCCGGCAGATGA
- a CDS encoding AroB-related putative sugar phosphate phospholyase (cyclizing) produces the protein MKIKSAFKEYSVDFCRDLSLLQDLAAAKDTFFVLDRTVYEIYKDRLPDLPKERFFLLEAVEEKKDMAAMLAICERMTEMSAKRNSHLVSLGGGITQDVTGFVATALYRGIRWTFFPTTLLAACDSCIGGKSSLNYKGFKNLLGSFYPPDEIFIYPEFFRSLSPRDYCSGLGEVVKFNVIAGAAGIDGMERDMEAILAHDYEKLLQYVRTSLDFKRGFIEEDEFDRGKRVLLNYAHTFGHAFESVSSYEIPHGSAVALGMMTANAVSVKRGFIEEAYAARIAALCMKILAHIPWREEWFAPAGIIAAIHKDKKQTSERITAVLLNEAHELSVYRDVEEEEIRQALACLLQYWRNHRGK, from the coding sequence ATGAAGATCAAGTCGGCGTTCAAGGAATACAGCGTGGATTTTTGCAGGGATTTGTCCCTGCTGCAGGATTTGGCGGCGGCGAAGGACACGTTTTTTGTGCTCGACCGTACGGTTTACGAGATTTATAAAGACCGCCTGCCGGATTTGCCGAAGGAGCGATTCTTCCTGCTTGAAGCTGTCGAGGAGAAAAAGGATATGGCGGCAATGCTCGCAATCTGTGAGCGCATGACGGAGATGAGCGCCAAGCGCAATTCGCATCTCGTGTCCTTGGGCGGCGGCATCACGCAGGACGTCACGGGCTTTGTCGCCACGGCGCTCTATCGCGGCATTCGCTGGACGTTCTTCCCGACGACGCTCCTTGCCGCCTGCGACAGCTGCATCGGCGGCAAGTCGTCACTGAACTACAAGGGCTTCAAGAACCTTCTCGGCTCCTTCTATCCACCCGATGAGATCTTCATCTATCCCGAGTTTTTCCGGAGTCTCAGCCCGCGGGACTACTGCAGCGGCTTAGGCGAAGTCGTGAAGTTCAACGTCATCGCGGGCGCGGCGGGCATCGACGGCATGGAGCGCGATATGGAGGCGATTCTTGCGCACGATTACGAGAAGCTGCTGCAGTATGTGAGGACGTCGCTCGACTTCAAGCGCGGTTTCATCGAGGAGGACGAGTTTGATCGCGGCAAGAGGGTTCTGCTCAATTACGCGCACACCTTCGGACACGCCTTTGAGAGCGTCAGCTCCTATGAGATTCCGCACGGATCTGCCGTTGCGCTCGGCATGATGACGGCGAATGCGGTATCGGTCAAGCGCGGCTTCATCGAAGAAGCGTATGCGGCGCGTATCGCGGCGCTCTGCATGAAGATCCTCGCGCACATCCCCTGGCGCGAGGAGTGGTTCGCGCCTGCGGGCATCATCGCCGCCATTCACAAGGATAAGAAGCAGACGAGCGAGAGAATCACGGCAGTGCTTTTGAACGAAGCACATGAGCTCAGCGTCTATCGCGATGTTGAGGAAGAAGAAATCCGGCAGGCGCTTGCGTGTCTGCTGCAATATTGGAGGAATCATCGTGGAAAATGA
- a CDS encoding radical SAM/SPASM domain-containing protein — translation MENEVVPFSEAYQKNRLTLREVVPLAVPLCVCIEPTNICNFKCLMCWQSTQEYTKHGGPFGNMTDELFDKLLEDMKDFCRHQGKKIKLIKLYSTGEPLLHKGVCRMVKKIKEADVCHEMEITTNASLLTKEVAEELVDLGLDYLRASIYSVRTDGQARITQSRVTPHEIRENIAYLKKYRDEKGAKKPFICAKIMDTHGEENDEFYRMYEDVSDEQLIDTPWILPKLEENALDRLYGSEEKGEEAQAAYLEQALYKERKVCRYPFTHMTVRSNGDVVVCCTDWSRDTLVGSICDNTLEEIWNSKKLYDFRCMQLKTKGAHHALCATCEIPLKDTSEDNLDDFPVEKLHYWGEGDGKKNVSK, via the coding sequence GTGGAAAATGAAGTTGTGCCTTTTTCCGAGGCATATCAGAAGAATCGCCTGACACTGCGCGAGGTCGTGCCGCTCGCGGTACCTCTGTGCGTGTGCATCGAGCCGACGAACATCTGCAACTTCAAGTGCCTGATGTGCTGGCAGAGCACACAGGAATACACGAAGCACGGCGGTCCCTTCGGCAATATGACAGATGAGCTTTTTGACAAGCTCTTGGAAGATATGAAGGACTTCTGCCGCCATCAGGGCAAGAAGATCAAGCTCATCAAGCTCTACTCGACGGGTGAGCCGCTTTTGCACAAGGGCGTCTGCCGCATGGTGAAGAAGATCAAGGAAGCCGATGTCTGTCATGAGATGGAGATCACGACGAATGCGTCTCTTCTGACGAAGGAAGTGGCGGAGGAACTCGTCGATCTCGGACTCGACTACCTGCGCGCTTCCATCTACTCCGTGCGCACGGATGGACAGGCGCGCATCACGCAGTCGCGCGTCACGCCGCACGAGATTCGCGAGAACATCGCTTACTTGAAGAAGTACCGCGACGAGAAGGGCGCGAAGAAGCCCTTCATCTGTGCGAAAATCATGGACACGCACGGCGAGGAAAACGACGAGTTCTATCGCATGTACGAAGATGTTTCCGACGAGCAGCTGATTGACACGCCGTGGATTTTGCCGAAGCTTGAGGAAAATGCCCTCGACCGACTCTACGGCAGCGAGGAAAAGGGCGAGGAAGCGCAGGCGGCGTACTTGGAACAGGCGCTTTACAAGGAGCGCAAGGTCTGCCGCTATCCGTTCACGCACATGACGGTGCGCAGCAACGGCGACGTCGTCGTCTGCTGTACGGATTGGTCGCGCGACACCTTGGTCGGCAGCATCTGCGACAATACGCTGGAAGAGATCTGGAACTCGAAGAAGCTCTACGATTTTCGTTGTATGCAGCTGAAGACGAAGGGGGCGCACCATGCGCTCTGCGCAACGTGCGAAATTCCGCTGAAGGATACGAGCGAGGACAATCTCGACGATTTCCCTGTGGAGAAGCTCCATTATTGGGGGGAAGGCGATGGAAAGAAGAACGTTTCTAAATAG
- a CDS encoding NAD-dependent epimerase/dehydratase family protein: MERRTFLNSPVLDEDMQDIYARGLDWQKLRGKTVLLTGATGMLASYVAFFLVYLNEERAMGMRLLLHVRNEEKARARFGEYADAPYISLVQHDLREPWQIEGAVDFIIHAASLANPAYYKTMPVEVAEPNVLGTYYLLRLAREKRTQSFLFFSSGDVYGKMQEGAGEIHEADIGAADPLDLLSCYGGSKRMGETWCRLFSVEYDVNAKIARIAHTYAPTMDIESDPRVFSSFMKCVSAGTDIVMHSDGSACRPFCYIADAVSAFFLILFEGASGEAYNVSNDRAFLSIRELAEILVKLRPELSLKVIAKERPKGAAYLENNFNKANLPSADKLRELGWQCRFDAAAGFARVWRYLRDVQTSCQASGKRVE; encoded by the coding sequence ATGGAAAGAAGAACGTTTCTAAATAGCCCGGTGCTCGACGAGGACATGCAGGACATCTACGCGCGTGGGCTGGATTGGCAAAAGCTCAGAGGCAAGACCGTATTGCTCACGGGTGCGACGGGAATGCTCGCGTCCTACGTCGCGTTCTTCCTCGTCTATCTGAACGAGGAACGCGCGATGGGGATGCGGCTGCTGCTCCATGTGCGAAACGAGGAAAAAGCGCGCGCACGCTTCGGCGAATACGCGGATGCGCCATATATCTCGCTTGTGCAGCACGATCTCAGAGAACCGTGGCAGATCGAAGGGGCGGTCGACTTCATCATCCACGCTGCAAGCCTCGCGAATCCTGCGTACTACAAGACGATGCCCGTCGAGGTCGCCGAGCCGAACGTGCTCGGCACATACTATCTGCTGCGCTTGGCAAGGGAGAAGAGGACGCAGTCCTTCCTCTTTTTCAGCAGCGGCGACGTCTACGGCAAGATGCAAGAGGGCGCGGGTGAGATCCACGAGGCGGACATCGGCGCGGCAGACCCGCTCGATCTTTTGAGCTGCTACGGCGGCAGCAAGCGCATGGGCGAGACGTGGTGCCGGCTCTTCTCCGTCGAATATGACGTGAACGCGAAGATCGCACGCATCGCGCACACCTACGCGCCAACGATGGATATTGAGAGCGATCCGCGCGTCTTCTCCTCCTTCATGAAGTGCGTTTCGGCGGGCACGGACATCGTCATGCACAGCGACGGCAGCGCCTGCCGCCCCTTCTGCTACATCGCCGATGCTGTTTCGGCGTTCTTTCTCATCCTCTTCGAGGGCGCGTCGGGTGAGGCGTACAACGTGTCGAACGACAGGGCGTTCTTGAGCATCCGCGAGCTTGCGGAAATCCTCGTGAAATTGCGTCCCGAACTGAGTTTGAAGGTCATCGCGAAGGAGCGGCCGAAGGGCGCGGCGTATCTGGAAAACAATTTCAACAAGGCGAACCTCCCCAGTGCCGACAAACTTCGAGAACTCGGCTGGCAATGCCGCTTCGACGCGGCAGCGGGATTCGCACGCGTCTGGCGATACCTGCGCGATGTGCAAACATCTTGCCAAGCGAGCGGAAAAAGGGTAGAATAA
- the scfA gene encoding six-cysteine ranthipeptide SCIFF, whose product MKHIKTVNKPTMQKTLKTGGCGECQASCQSACKTSCTVGNQVCESRKQA is encoded by the coding sequence ATGAAACACATCAAGACGGTCAACAAGCCGACGATGCAGAAGACGCTGAAGACGGGCGGCTGCGGCGAATGCCAGGCGTCGTGCCAGTCGGCATGCAAGACGTCCTGCACGGTGGGCAATCAGGTCTGTGAGAGCAGGAAGCAAGCGTGA
- the scfB gene encoding thioether cross-link-forming SCIFF peptide maturase encodes MKERIHKFKQADSFILLDVNSGAVHVVDEMIYDIMDVFDGANDRAVVDALGAKYPRAELSEALEELHELMALGELFAPDIDVPPTFSQKGLVKSLCLMVAQDCNLRCKYCFGDGGNYGMERAVMSPEVGCRAVDFLIEGSGPRKHCEIDFFGGEPLLNMKTIKKVTEHIRKREKETGKIFKLTLTTNGMLLSDANIAWLNENDFSLVLSLDGRRETNDAMRPDIGGHGTYDRIVENFRRCLASRAGGDWDYRGVYTYLRGTYTKRNLDFTEDVLSMHDAGFNILSVEPVVLKDSPLALMEEDLPRICEEYDRLAAAYMERHRAGRGFFFFHFNMDLSNGPCVAKRLSGCGAGHEYFAVAENGDLYPCHQFVGRKRYKLGSIYDGVTDEELPPYFRESHVLNKEKCADCWARFFCSGGCHANADLFHGDIRKPYEVGCEIQKKRLECALYVQALLALEKEEQVQATAL; translated from the coding sequence ATGAAAGAGAGAATACATAAGTTCAAACAGGCGGACAGCTTCATCCTGCTTGATGTCAACAGCGGCGCCGTCCATGTCGTCGACGAGATGATCTACGACATCATGGACGTCTTCGACGGCGCGAATGATCGGGCGGTCGTCGATGCGCTCGGCGCGAAGTACCCGAGGGCGGAACTTTCCGAAGCGCTCGAAGAGCTGCACGAACTCATGGCGCTCGGCGAGCTTTTCGCGCCCGACATTGACGTGCCGCCGACGTTTTCCCAGAAGGGACTCGTGAAGTCGCTGTGTCTGATGGTCGCGCAGGACTGCAATCTGCGCTGCAAATACTGCTTCGGCGACGGCGGCAACTACGGCATGGAGCGTGCCGTCATGTCGCCCGAGGTCGGATGTCGCGCTGTCGATTTTCTCATCGAGGGTTCAGGGCCGCGCAAGCATTGTGAGATTGACTTCTTCGGCGGCGAGCCGCTCCTCAACATGAAGACGATTAAGAAAGTGACGGAGCATATAAGGAAGCGCGAGAAGGAGACGGGCAAGATCTTCAAGCTCACGCTGACGACGAACGGCATGCTCTTAAGCGATGCGAACATCGCGTGGCTCAACGAGAACGATTTTTCGCTCGTCCTGTCGCTCGACGGGCGCAGGGAGACGAACGACGCCATGCGTCCCGACATCGGCGGACACGGCACTTATGACCGCATCGTGGAGAACTTCCGAAGGTGTCTTGCGAGCCGCGCGGGCGGCGACTGGGACTATCGCGGCGTCTATACCTATCTTCGCGGCACTTACACGAAGCGCAATCTCGACTTTACCGAGGACGTGCTCTCGATGCACGATGCGGGATTCAATATTCTCTCGGTCGAGCCTGTCGTCTTGAAGGACAGCCCGCTCGCCCTCATGGAAGAAGATTTGCCGCGCATCTGCGAGGAGTACGACCGCCTCGCCGCCGCCTACATGGAGCGGCATCGCGCGGGCAGGGGATTCTTCTTTTTCCACTTCAACATGGACTTGTCAAATGGCCCTTGCGTCGCCAAGCGCCTCTCGGGCTGCGGCGCGGGTCACGAATACTTCGCCGTCGCGGAAAATGGCGATCTCTACCCGTGTCATCAATTCGTCGGCAGAAAGCGCTACAAGCTCGGCAGCATCTACGACGGAGTGACGGACGAAGAACTGCCGCCGTACTTTCGCGAGTCGCACGTCCTCAACAAGGAAAAATGCGCCGACTGCTGGGCACGCTTCTTCTGCAGCGGCGGCTGCCATGCCAACGCCGACCTATTCCACGGCGATATAAGAAAGCCTTACGAAGTCGGCTGCGAGATTCAAAAAAAGCGTCTCGAATGTGCACTCTACGTGCAGGCGCTGCTGGCACTGGAGAAGGAAGAACAGGTGCAGGCGACTGCTCTGTAG
- a CDS encoding DeoR/GlpR family DNA-binding transcription regulator, giving the protein MISIDRKKFILDYLQQNETVTSSVLVQALDVTAMTISRDLKQLEEKGLLVRTHGGAMLPNYLVEETSYAKKKVRDIEVKRRIAEAALRQIRPGMTVFFDAGTTTFEIADRLKKAAPANITVVTNDLHIGAHLYSQTEIRTVLLGGVVLPETGAVAGAMATEQLVRYGIDLAFVGTSAVTEDFFLVVPTESKCVFKRKLLEISEVSILVADRSKFRKKKLYKAAHMSELDRVITDYPFTKTEVKKAMPRGEIIAI; this is encoded by the coding sequence ATGATTTCGATCGACAGGAAGAAATTTATTCTTGACTACCTGCAGCAGAATGAAACGGTCACGAGCAGCGTCCTGGTGCAGGCGCTCGATGTCACGGCCATGACGATCAGCCGTGATCTCAAACAGTTGGAAGAGAAGGGTCTGCTTGTGCGCACGCACGGCGGAGCCATGCTGCCAAACTATCTCGTGGAGGAGACTTCGTATGCGAAGAAGAAGGTGCGTGATATCGAAGTTAAGCGGCGCATCGCGGAGGCGGCGCTGCGACAGATCCGTCCGGGTATGACGGTCTTCTTCGATGCAGGCACGACGACGTTCGAGATCGCTGACCGTTTGAAGAAGGCAGCGCCCGCTAATATCACGGTTGTGACGAACGATTTGCACATAGGTGCGCATCTGTATTCTCAAACGGAGATTCGCACCGTCCTCTTGGGCGGCGTCGTCTTGCCAGAGACAGGGGCCGTTGCGGGTGCCATGGCGACGGAGCAGCTTGTGCGTTACGGCATTGATCTCGCCTTTGTCGGCACGTCTGCTGTCACGGAGGACTTCTTCCTCGTCGTACCGACAGAGAGCAAGTGCGTGTTCAAGCGGAAACTCCTTGAGATAAGCGAGGTTTCTATCCTTGTCGCCGACCGATCGAAGTTCCGCAAGAAAAAGCTCTATAAGGCGGCTCATATGAGCGAACTGGATCGCGTCATCACGGATTATCCGTTTACGAAGACAGAGGTGAAGAAGGCGATGCCGCGTGGAGAAATCATCGCGATTTGA
- a CDS encoding four-carbon acid sugar kinase family protein, with protein sequence MKGVIVADDLTGANASGVLLKKIGLSVSSLFRLDGAAAHKADVLAYSTASRGLSSEEAFRRVREAFLQLKSGGEFFNKRIDSTLRGNIGAEIDGALSALGDDFTAIVVPAYPDSGRIVANRTMLVNGMLLTESDAGRDPKMPVASDDVVDLVAQQTRHEVRYFSLKDLAQDIGPLAAAVSEAAKAARVLVFDAVRNEDVQKIAKAVLQSGCRVLTVDPGPLTMQFVYEMQVKEKREQKVLLVIGSVTATTKRQIADLLQKRRVFFVDMRVKEFFEKERREAEIRRVVNKICDAVDAEDVLLLTTTPLSDEGHLDLKATAKALGVTREDVSRILSGTLTEAAGEILEKSGKLEGIYCSGGDITIALLEKLDADGIEVRDEVLPLAVYGRILGGRLPKLRIVTKGGMIGGDDAIGLCLEKIAKDIAL encoded by the coding sequence ATGAAAGGCGTGATTGTCGCTGATGATCTGACAGGGGCAAATGCATCGGGTGTGCTCCTCAAGAAAATCGGACTCAGTGTGAGCAGTCTGTTTCGCCTGGATGGTGCGGCAGCGCACAAGGCGGATGTGCTGGCCTACTCGACGGCGAGCCGCGGATTATCCTCCGAGGAGGCTTTCCGACGTGTCAGAGAAGCCTTTTTGCAGTTGAAGTCGGGTGGTGAATTTTTCAACAAGCGCATTGATTCGACGCTGCGCGGTAATATCGGAGCGGAGATTGACGGGGCACTTTCCGCCTTGGGCGACGACTTTACGGCGATTGTCGTACCCGCTTATCCCGACTCGGGACGCATCGTCGCAAATCGAACGATGCTCGTGAACGGCATGCTTCTGACAGAGTCGGATGCGGGGCGCGATCCGAAGATGCCCGTTGCATCGGATGATGTTGTAGATCTTGTCGCGCAGCAAACGCGTCACGAGGTGCGATACTTTTCGTTGAAAGATTTGGCGCAGGACATAGGTCCGCTCGCTGCAGCCGTCAGTGAAGCGGCGAAGGCAGCTCGCGTTCTCGTCTTTGATGCCGTGCGCAATGAAGATGTGCAGAAGATCGCCAAAGCGGTGCTGCAGAGCGGCTGCCGCGTGCTGACGGTCGATCCCGGGCCCTTGACCATGCAGTTTGTGTACGAGATGCAGGTGAAGGAAAAGCGCGAACAGAAGGTTTTGCTCGTCATCGGCAGCGTGACGGCGACGACGAAGCGGCAGATTGCCGATTTGCTGCAAAAGAGGCGCGTATTCTTTGTCGACATGCGCGTGAAGGAGTTTTTCGAGAAGGAGCGGCGTGAGGCGGAAATTCGGCGGGTCGTCAATAAGATCTGCGATGCCGTAGACGCTGAAGACGTTCTCTTGCTGACGACGACGCCGCTTTCTGATGAGGGACATCTCGATCTCAAGGCGACTGCGAAGGCACTCGGTGTCACTCGGGAGGATGTGTCACGCATCCTTTCCGGCACATTGACCGAGGCTGCGGGCGAGATCTTGGAGAAGAGCGGCAAACTCGAGGGTATTTATTGTTCGGGTGGTGACATCACGATTGCTCTCTTGGAGAAGTTGGACGCCGACGGCATTGAGGTGCGTGACGAGGTTCTGCCGCTTGCTGTCTACGGACGCATTCTTGGCGGCCGCTTGCCGAAGCTGCGCATTGTGACGAAAGGGGGGATGATCGGCGGCGATGATGCGATCGGGCTTTGCTTGGAAAAAATCGCCAAGGATATTGCCCTTTGA